One window from the genome of Pelodictyon luteolum DSM 273 encodes:
- a CDS encoding C40 family peptidase: protein MIRSFLLLSLLFSTFFLTPSSDCIAEPSPEQSAIQPVIENADGPIRSFFSDIRQFFGIRYRFGGQSTAGFDCSGFVRFMYDRGFNTKLPRTSSEMAGIGRKVERSELKPGDLVFFQTRGGKRISHVGIFVGNDTFVHSSVSKGITEDRLQQKYYDKRFAGAVRVLDDQLPGVSDLPVPSDTNTADEEAS, encoded by the coding sequence ATGATCCGTTCCTTCCTCCTGCTTTCCCTTCTCTTCTCCACCTTCTTCCTGACTCCATCTTCCGACTGCATTGCAGAGCCCTCTCCAGAGCAAAGCGCCATCCAGCCGGTCATTGAAAATGCAGATGGCCCCATCCGGAGCTTTTTCAGCGACATCCGCCAGTTTTTCGGCATCCGCTACCGCTTCGGCGGGCAGAGCACGGCGGGGTTCGACTGCTCGGGGTTTGTGCGGTTCATGTATGACAGGGGGTTCAACACGAAACTGCCCCGTACTTCCTCTGAAATGGCCGGCATCGGCCGGAAGGTCGAGCGCAGCGAGCTCAAGCCCGGCGACCTTGTGTTTTTCCAGACCCGCGGCGGCAAGCGCATCAGCCATGTAGGCATCTTCGTCGGCAATGACACCTTCGTACACTCCTCCGTTTCCAAAGGCATCACTGAAGACCGGCTCCAGCAGAAATACTATGACAAACGCTTTGCCGGTGCCGTAAGGGTACTTGACGACCAGTTGCCCGGCGTCTCCGACCTGCCCGTGCCGTCCGACACCAATACTGCGGACGAAGAGGCATCCTGA
- a CDS encoding DUF6155 family protein, with protein sequence MGQVELRRALKTVDKDGLINLVCDLYRHHKQVKDYLDFYVNPDEEALYARCREKVLRAFFPKRGYALRLAEGRKAIAEFRIFGGGNAMLADLMLCYAENGVAYTNEYGDISMSFYDSVSGVYRKALLLMRDEGLLDRFRKRARLLVDETDGIGWGFHSDMMDAFAECYGMPSKRSSR encoded by the coding sequence ATGGGTCAGGTAGAGCTCAGAAGAGCACTGAAAACAGTTGATAAGGACGGGCTTATAAACCTCGTCTGCGATTTGTACCGCCATCACAAACAGGTGAAGGACTATCTGGATTTCTATGTCAATCCCGATGAAGAGGCGCTGTATGCCAGGTGCAGGGAAAAGGTGCTCCGGGCATTCTTTCCGAAACGGGGGTATGCACTCCGGCTTGCAGAGGGACGCAAAGCGATTGCCGAGTTCAGGATATTCGGGGGAGGCAATGCGATGCTTGCCGACCTTATGCTCTGCTATGCCGAAAACGGCGTGGCCTATACCAACGAGTATGGCGATATTTCGATGTCGTTTTACGACAGCGTATCGGGCGTGTACCGCAAGGCGCTGTTGCTGATGCGTGACGAAGGTCTTCTTGACCGGTTCAGAAAGCGGGCCAGGCTCCTTGTGGATGAAACGGATGGAATCGGTTGGGGATTCCATTCCGATATGATGGATGCGTTTGCGGAATGTTACGGCATGCCTTCGAAAAGGAGCAGCAGATGA
- a CDS encoding DEAD/DEAH box helicase, with amino-acid sequence MIALHCSVQDGTAMLWSEGRAVGDIVELRRALRAAGMRVPVRRPMLRELVAWLPHRGQERVPSSPLLGPEPDRRRKSSLKPVWITVLPLDTSLAAALFSCMRGGGIPGSGVLFGPSLFWTMHLFETALHLVATERYLPSLVRGPLQWEGRWVPYPADSTSLRLDALAEAMPPVSRCLSSGLKKRPGTAGKEVQASLLQGFVDSLVRLSFAGKGRMKATPLTLHDAWMQSLSAVIPEMYWERKPEVEAFALELAEWRRPLDVYARSPFRFCFRLLEPGPKTKKDIWRLTYMLQLKSDPSLLLEVADLWDPESDASVQARSYGVDYTEFMLLALGQSSALYPAINVALKRKKPDGLKLGTEAAFRFLTLYAPALRAAGFVVMLPSWWVGRGPMHRMGLSVRVKAPVMQGAGGGMGLDTLLSCDYRASLGSDLFDLDELRRLAALKMPLVRVRGQWRQLDRQELSEAVRFLEKQQSAEKSARDVLSAAVGAGSLETGLSVQRVDADGWMKELLLKLKGESRFELLPEPERFQGTLRAYQVKGYSWLAFLRTWGLGACLADDMGLGKTVQTLALLQEERNRGEKRPVLLICPTSVINNWRKEAAQFTPDLPVLVHHGADRLKAAHLKKASNASALVISSYGLLFRDIAVLSSMHWAGVILDEAQNIKNPETKQAKAARSLRSDYRIALTGTPVENHVGDLWALMDFLNPGFLGTQAFFKDRFFNPIQLYQDSGASDRLKAMTAPFILRRLKTDRTIITDLPDKIEMKQYCTLTREQASLYKAVVDELQEKIESSEGIERRGMVLALLVKLKQVCNHPVQFLGDNSSVADRSGKLQRLLELLAEIRESSERTLVFTQFREMGSLLQAHLQERLGEEVFFLHGSLSRKKRDEMIEAFQNGDDAPRIFILSLKAGGSGLNLTKASHVIHYDRWWNPAVENQATDRAFRIGQKHNVEVHKFITAGTLEERIDEMIEKKTTVSGTVLGNGEQWLTELTNSDLKKLVMLGRDATGE; translated from the coding sequence ATGATTGCACTCCATTGTTCGGTACAGGATGGTACAGCGATGCTCTGGAGCGAAGGGCGTGCTGTGGGAGATATCGTGGAGCTGCGCAGGGCACTGAGGGCCGCCGGTATGCGGGTTCCGGTCCGGAGGCCGATGCTGAGGGAGCTTGTCGCCTGGCTTCCTCATCGAGGTCAGGAAAGGGTGCCCTCCTCGCCCCTGCTTGGCCCGGAACCCGACAGGCGCCGGAAATCCTCGCTCAAGCCGGTGTGGATAACAGTTCTTCCCCTCGATACTTCCCTCGCTGCAGCACTTTTCTCCTGCATGCGCGGGGGAGGCATTCCCGGTTCAGGCGTTTTGTTCGGGCCCTCCCTCTTCTGGACAATGCATCTTTTCGAAACTGCATTGCATCTTGTTGCCACAGAGCGATATCTTCCATCCCTTGTCCGCGGGCCTCTGCAGTGGGAAGGGCGATGGGTTCCCTACCCTGCAGATTCCACCTCCCTGCGTCTCGACGCGTTGGCCGAGGCCATGCCGCCGGTATCCCGCTGTCTTTCATCCGGCCTGAAGAAGCGTCCCGGAACCGCTGGAAAGGAGGTGCAGGCATCTCTGCTGCAGGGCTTTGTGGACTCGCTTGTCCGGCTCTCATTTGCCGGCAAGGGCCGTATGAAGGCAACACCGCTGACGCTGCATGACGCCTGGATGCAGTCGCTTTCAGCCGTCATTCCGGAAATGTACTGGGAACGTAAGCCCGAAGTCGAAGCGTTTGCCCTGGAGCTTGCCGAGTGGCGGCGCCCCCTGGACGTGTATGCCCGCTCTCCTTTCAGGTTCTGCTTCCGGCTTCTCGAGCCAGGCCCGAAAACGAAAAAGGATATCTGGCGGCTCACCTATATGTTGCAGCTGAAGAGCGATCCGAGTCTCCTGCTTGAGGTCGCTGACCTCTGGGATCCGGAAAGCGACGCGTCGGTACAGGCAAGGAGTTACGGGGTTGATTATACGGAGTTCATGCTTCTGGCGCTCGGCCAGTCGTCCGCCCTGTACCCGGCCATCAACGTCGCACTGAAGCGTAAAAAGCCAGACGGCCTGAAGCTCGGTACCGAGGCGGCGTTCCGGTTCCTTACCCTATACGCTCCCGCTCTCAGGGCTGCCGGGTTCGTCGTCATGCTTCCCTCATGGTGGGTCGGGAGGGGGCCGATGCACAGGATGGGGCTGAGTGTCCGGGTAAAAGCACCGGTCATGCAGGGTGCTGGCGGCGGTATGGGTCTCGACACGCTGCTTTCATGCGATTACCGGGCCTCGCTCGGGAGCGATCTGTTCGATCTTGACGAACTCCGCCGACTTGCCGCACTGAAAATGCCTCTGGTGAGGGTAAGGGGGCAGTGGCGGCAGCTTGACCGTCAGGAACTTTCCGAAGCGGTGCGGTTCCTTGAAAAACAGCAGTCCGCCGAAAAGAGCGCGCGCGACGTGCTTTCGGCGGCTGTCGGCGCCGGTTCTCTCGAGACGGGTCTCAGCGTCCAGAGGGTCGATGCCGATGGCTGGATGAAGGAGCTGCTCCTGAAGCTCAAGGGGGAGAGCCGTTTCGAGCTGCTCCCCGAGCCGGAGCGTTTTCAGGGAACGCTTCGGGCCTATCAGGTGAAGGGGTATTCGTGGCTGGCATTCTTGAGGACCTGGGGCCTCGGTGCCTGCCTGGCCGACGACATGGGCCTTGGCAAGACGGTACAGACCCTCGCTCTTCTCCAGGAAGAGCGCAACAGGGGAGAAAAACGCCCGGTTCTCCTTATCTGCCCTACCTCAGTCATAAATAACTGGAGAAAGGAAGCCGCACAGTTTACACCCGATCTTCCGGTACTGGTGCACCATGGTGCCGACCGGCTGAAGGCGGCTCACCTCAAAAAGGCATCCAATGCATCGGCTCTGGTGATTTCAAGCTACGGGCTGCTGTTTCGTGATATCGCTGTACTGTCAAGTATGCACTGGGCGGGTGTCATTCTCGATGAAGCCCAGAATATCAAGAACCCCGAAACGAAGCAGGCGAAGGCGGCCAGGTCATTGCGATCCGATTACCGCATAGCGCTCACCGGCACGCCGGTTGAAAATCATGTCGGCGATCTCTGGGCGTTGATGGATTTCCTCAACCCCGGCTTTCTCGGCACGCAGGCCTTTTTCAAGGACCGTTTTTTCAACCCGATCCAGTTGTATCAGGACAGCGGCGCCTCTGACCGGCTGAAAGCCATGACGGCGCCATTTATCCTCCGCCGTCTGAAAACCGATCGTACGATCATAACCGATCTGCCCGACAAAATAGAAATGAAGCAGTACTGCACCCTTACCCGGGAGCAGGCTTCGCTGTACAAGGCGGTTGTCGACGAACTGCAGGAGAAGATTGAATCTTCAGAAGGAATAGAGCGCAGGGGCATGGTGCTTGCATTGCTGGTCAAGCTCAAGCAGGTCTGCAATCATCCCGTACAGTTTCTCGGGGACAATTCGAGTGTTGCTGATCGTTCAGGCAAGCTGCAGCGGCTCCTTGAACTGCTTGCTGAAATCCGGGAGAGCAGCGAACGCACGCTGGTGTTTACCCAGTTCAGGGAGATGGGCAGCCTGCTGCAGGCTCATCTGCAGGAACGGCTGGGAGAGGAGGTGTTTTTTCTGCACGGCTCGCTATCGAGGAAAAAACGTGACGAAATGATCGAGGCCTTCCAGAATGGTGACGATGCCCCGCGGATTTTCATTCTTTCCCTGAAGGCGGGCGGGTCCGGATTGAACCTGACCAAAGCCAGTCATGTCATTCATTATGACCGCTGGTGGAATCCTGCCGTTGAAAACCAGGCAACGGACAGAGCGTTCCGAATCGGGCAGAAGCATAATGTGGAAGTCCACAAATTCATCACCGCTGGAACGCTTGAAGAGCGGATTGATGAGATGATCGAGAAAAAAACGACTGTTTCCGGAACGGTTCTCGGAAACGGCGAGCAGTGGCTGACGGAACTCACGAACAGCGATCTTAAAAAACTCGTCATGCTTGGTCGTGATGCAACAGGAGAATAA
- a CDS encoding SWIM zinc finger family protein produces the protein MASYGWYKPSVPKKVDNGIKAVNKRGAFGREWWGKEWIMRLERFNDSARLARGRAYARKGQVTGLSVTSSGVTAKVQGSRTRPYSVSIRLTPYSEEEYQRLLGVLGLQPVLVARMLGKEMPEAIAGICRKEGLPLFPASFRDIEASCSCPDHAVPCKHLAAVFYLLAEAFDRDPFLLFTLRGVEKDALFKALGGTLSPEPAPESKRKKKIAEPLPPDPESFWHAAADLSRLPALCHEEVNLPAVLVRRLGPVPFWRSKMNFIAEMEVMYESASSCIGDIRLQSEAAEAESRG, from the coding sequence ATGGCTTCTTACGGCTGGTACAAACCCTCTGTTCCGAAAAAGGTCGATAACGGAATCAAGGCAGTGAACAAGCGGGGTGCGTTTGGGCGCGAGTGGTGGGGAAAAGAGTGGATCATGCGGCTCGAGCGTTTCAACGACAGTGCACGCCTTGCCCGTGGGCGTGCCTATGCCCGCAAGGGGCAGGTGACCGGACTCTCCGTCACATCTAGCGGTGTTACAGCGAAAGTCCAGGGTTCACGGACGAGGCCCTACAGCGTATCAATACGGCTCACGCCATACTCGGAGGAAGAATATCAGCGACTTCTCGGGGTGCTCGGCCTTCAACCCGTTCTTGTGGCCCGCATGCTTGGCAAAGAGATGCCTGAAGCGATTGCCGGCATCTGCCGCAAAGAGGGGCTGCCGCTTTTTCCTGCATCTTTCCGCGATATTGAAGCATCCTGCTCCTGTCCCGACCATGCGGTTCCCTGCAAGCATCTTGCCGCCGTGTTTTATCTGCTTGCCGAAGCATTCGACCGGGACCCGTTTCTGCTTTTCACCCTCAGGGGCGTCGAAAAGGATGCGCTTTTCAAAGCACTTGGCGGAACCCTTTCTCCTGAACCGGCACCGGAAAGCAAAAGAAAGAAGAAGATTGCCGAACCGCTGCCGCCGGACCCTGAATCCTTCTGGCACGCCGCAGCGGACCTGTCGCGGTTGCCTGCACTTTGCCATGAAGAGGTCAATCTGCCGGCAGTACTGGTACGTCGTCTCGGTCCGGTTCCGTTCTGGCGCTCCAAAATGAATTTTATTGCGGAAATGGAGGTGATGTATGAAAGCGCATCCTCCTGCATTGGCGACATAAGGCTGCAGTCAGAGGCAGCGGAGGCGGAGTCCCGGGGATGA
- a CDS encoding bifunctional methionine sulfoxide reductase B/A protein: MPYNPLSPDEEQVIVHKGTEMPFTGKYYLNKEEGVYRCRRCDAPLFRSGDKFQSGTGWPSFDDAIEGAVRQVPDADGRRTEIVCNTCGAHLGHVFFGESMTPKNVRHCVNSLSLDFQPAAPAPQALQTAVFAGGCFWGVEHQLAKLNGVHSVVSGYTGGTKENPTYREVCSGTTGHAEAVEVTYDPAVVDYQTLARLFFEIHDPTELNRQGPDIGTQYRSAVFYRDEEQRRVALELIGKLKEKGYKVVTTVEKAGPFYPAEQYHQDYYQKSGHEPYCHIYQKRF, encoded by the coding sequence ATGCCATACAATCCACTCAGCCCAGACGAGGAACAGGTTATCGTCCACAAGGGCACGGAAATGCCGTTCACCGGGAAATACTACCTGAACAAGGAGGAGGGTGTATACCGCTGCCGCCGCTGCGATGCCCCGCTCTTCCGCTCCGGCGACAAGTTCCAGTCAGGCACGGGATGGCCGAGTTTTGACGACGCGATTGAAGGCGCGGTGCGTCAGGTGCCGGATGCGGACGGCAGAAGGACGGAAATCGTCTGCAATACCTGCGGTGCGCACCTCGGCCATGTGTTTTTCGGCGAGTCCATGACCCCGAAAAACGTCCGCCACTGCGTGAACTCCCTCTCGCTTGATTTCCAGCCGGCAGCTCCCGCGCCGCAGGCCCTCCAGACCGCCGTGTTTGCCGGAGGCTGTTTCTGGGGGGTTGAGCACCAGCTCGCAAAACTGAACGGTGTGCACTCCGTGGTCTCCGGCTATACCGGAGGCACCAAAGAGAACCCGACCTACCGGGAGGTGTGCAGCGGCACGACCGGGCATGCCGAAGCGGTCGAGGTTACCTATGACCCTGCAGTGGTGGATTACCAAACCCTTGCCCGGCTCTTTTTCGAGATCCACGACCCTACAGAGCTGAACCGCCAGGGGCCCGACATCGGCACCCAGTACCGTTCCGCCGTGTTCTACCGGGATGAGGAACAGCGCCGGGTGGCCCTGGAGCTCATCGGGAAGCTCAAAGAGAAGGGATACAAGGTCGTGACCACCGTCGAGAAAGCGGGCCCGTTCTATCCTGCAGAGCAGTACCACCAGGATTACTACCAAAAAAGCGGCCACGAACCCTATTGCCATATCTACCAGAAGCGCTTCTGA
- a CDS encoding DUF134 domain-containing protein, with translation MPRPMKCRKIGCNPDYLSFRPAGIPPGELEGIEMSFDELEAIRLADYLGLYQEEAAGRMHVSRQTFGNILSSARKKVGEMLVSGKQLTITGGSIMMTEKRTFRCASCSHEWSLEHGVQRPQACPSCGSDNIHRSSPGGGFGGGRAGGGRCRGLRTGLNRSGQGEGLGQGLGQGLGRGAGAVHDHDHSHDHGNGGRQESEGGAA, from the coding sequence ATGCCGAGACCCATGAAGTGCCGCAAAATCGGGTGTAATCCCGACTATCTCTCGTTCAGGCCGGCGGGCATTCCGCCCGGTGAGCTGGAGGGAATCGAGATGTCGTTCGACGAGCTCGAGGCGATACGGCTTGCCGACTATCTCGGACTCTACCAGGAGGAGGCGGCGGGCCGTATGCACGTCTCGCGCCAGACGTTCGGCAACATTCTCTCCTCGGCCCGAAAGAAAGTGGGGGAGATGCTGGTGTCGGGAAAGCAGTTAACCATAACAGGAGGATCGATCATGATGACGGAAAAAAGGACGTTCAGGTGTGCTTCATGCAGCCATGAGTGGAGCCTTGAGCACGGCGTGCAGCGCCCTCAGGCCTGCCCCTCATGCGGGAGCGACAACATTCACCGCAGTTCGCCGGGTGGCGGGTTCGGCGGAGGCCGTGCGGGTGGAGGTCGGTGCCGAGGGCTTCGTACCGGTCTCAACCGCAGCGGTCAGGGGGAGGGTCTCGGTCAGGGGCTCGGTCAGGGGCTCGGCCGGGGAGCCGGGGCTGTGCATGACCACGACCACAGCCATGACCATGGAAACGGCGGCAGGCAGGAGAGTGAAGGAGGTGCAGCGTGA
- a CDS encoding NifB/NifX family molybdenum-iron cluster-binding protein, translated as MKAVLPLNENAGMESAMCEHFGSAPFFAVADTLAGTAEIIRNPNSEHVHGQCTPADAFAGMGAEVVICNGIGARAASKMQAQGISVYLADLSPSLGHALKRFMAGELVRVRADQACQGHDCH; from the coding sequence GTGAAAGCGGTACTACCCCTCAACGAGAACGCCGGCATGGAGTCGGCGATGTGCGAACATTTCGGCAGCGCGCCCTTTTTTGCGGTTGCCGACACCTTGGCCGGCACTGCCGAGATCATCCGGAACCCGAACAGTGAGCATGTGCACGGACAGTGTACCCCTGCCGACGCATTTGCCGGTATGGGTGCTGAAGTCGTGATCTGCAATGGCATCGGCGCCCGTGCGGCCTCGAAGATGCAGGCCCAGGGCATCAGTGTCTACCTTGCGGATCTTTCGCCGTCGCTAGGCCATGCCCTCAAGCGGTTTATGGCGGGGGAGCTGGTGAGGGTCCGTGCAGATCAGGCATGCCAGGGCCACGACTGCCACTGA
- the zupT gene encoding zinc transporter ZupT produces the protein MSNFQAALLLTLLAGLSTGIGSAMALAVRHTNKRFLALSLGFSAGIMLYVSFMEIIPQSQEALSAGLSAKAGAWVSTISFFGGMLFTWAIDQMVPSFENPHEMSMIGPMTDAEKSDTRLHRMGIFTAAAIAIHNFPEGMAVFFSALSNQELGIVIASTIALHNIPEGMAVAVPIYFATKSRKRAFSLSFLSGLAEPLGALVGYTLLRPFLTPFVLGIVLASVSGIMVYISLDELLPSAEEYGEHHLAITGLIAGMAVMALSLLLLT, from the coding sequence ATGAGCAATTTCCAGGCAGCGCTTCTCCTCACCCTTCTGGCTGGCCTCTCAACCGGCATCGGCAGCGCCATGGCGCTTGCCGTCCGGCATACGAACAAGCGGTTCCTGGCTCTTTCGCTGGGCTTTTCGGCGGGGATCATGCTCTATGTCTCGTTCATGGAAATCATCCCGCAGTCACAGGAGGCGCTCTCGGCGGGTCTTTCAGCAAAGGCGGGAGCCTGGGTATCGACGATCTCGTTTTTCGGCGGGATGCTCTTCACATGGGCGATCGACCAGATGGTCCCGAGCTTCGAAAACCCCCATGAAATGTCCATGATCGGCCCCATGACCGACGCGGAAAAAAGCGATACCAGACTCCACCGGATGGGGATCTTCACGGCGGCGGCCATCGCCATACACAACTTTCCGGAAGGCATGGCAGTATTTTTCAGTGCGCTCTCGAACCAGGAGCTCGGCATCGTCATCGCATCCACCATCGCCCTGCACAACATCCCGGAGGGAATGGCGGTCGCCGTTCCGATCTATTTTGCCACGAAAAGCCGGAAACGGGCCTTCAGCCTCTCGTTCCTCTCCGGCCTTGCCGAACCGCTCGGAGCACTCGTCGGCTATACCCTCCTCAGACCGTTCCTTACGCCGTTCGTTCTCGGTATCGTTCTAGCCTCGGTGTCGGGCATCATGGTCTATATCTCCCTCGACGAGCTGCTGCCCTCCGCCGAGGAGTACGGAGAGCACCACCTGGCCATAACCGGCCTCATAGCCGGCATGGCCGTGATGGCGCTGAGCCTGCTGCTGCTCACCTGA
- a CDS encoding TIGR00730 family Rossman fold protein has product MNRSVTVYCSSSNNAPREYFEAAASLGRTFALHGIELVFGGGKVGLMGCIADAVMENKGRVKGVIPRFLEEREVAHQGLSELLVVETMHERKMKLAEWGDAYLVLPGGFGTLDELIEVITWRHLGHHRKPIVLLNLNGFWNTLLGFFRQIAAEGMVPEGYLGYYTVCDTTEEAAALLTSMEPSPEGMPQ; this is encoded by the coding sequence ATGAACCGATCAGTCACCGTCTACTGCAGCTCCAGCAACAACGCTCCCCGGGAGTATTTCGAGGCTGCGGCATCCCTCGGCAGAACATTTGCCCTGCATGGCATCGAACTGGTCTTCGGCGGGGGAAAGGTTGGGCTTATGGGCTGCATCGCCGATGCCGTGATGGAGAACAAAGGGCGGGTGAAGGGTGTCATACCCCGCTTCCTTGAAGAGCGGGAGGTCGCCCACCAGGGGCTCTCGGAACTCCTCGTCGTCGAAACAATGCATGAGAGGAAAATGAAGCTTGCCGAGTGGGGTGATGCCTATCTGGTGCTTCCCGGAGGGTTCGGCACCCTTGACGAGCTGATTGAAGTCATCACCTGGCGCCATCTCGGCCACCACCGCAAACCCATCGTGCTCCTGAACCTGAACGGGTTCTGGAATACGCTGCTGGGCTTTTTCCGCCAGATTGCCGCCGAGGGCATGGTCCCGGAGGGCTATCTCGGGTACTATACGGTCTGTGATACCACCGAAGAGGCGGCCGCACTCCTTACCTCCATGGAACCCTCTCCGGAAGGAATGCCGCAATGA
- a CDS encoding glycosyltransferase family 2 protein — translation MRFDPLPAVSVVMATFNRATLIGEAIESLTRQTYSGWELIVVDDGSTDGTFQALSPWLAAYPAIRYMKHSNRKAPLSRNAGIQAAFGRYVTFLDSDDIYLSDHLGSRMALMQSPGAPDLVTGGFQCPEGTMVRDRHNPDKLIDVRGCILGGTFFGRREVFLDLEGFRGLDYAEDTDLWERAGGRWKRMCIESPETYVYRQSPDSITLQYKKP, via the coding sequence ATGAGGTTCGATCCCCTGCCGGCGGTATCGGTCGTGATGGCGACGTTCAACCGCGCCACCCTCATCGGCGAAGCCATTGAAAGCCTTACCCGCCAGACTTACTCCGGCTGGGAGCTCATCGTCGTCGACGACGGAAGCACCGACGGCACATTCCAGGCCCTCAGCCCATGGCTTGCAGCATACCCGGCCATCCGCTACATGAAGCACAGCAACCGCAAAGCACCGCTGTCGAGGAATGCCGGCATCCAGGCCGCATTCGGCCGCTACGTCACCTTCCTCGATTCCGACGACATCTACCTTTCCGACCACCTTGGAAGCCGCATGGCGCTCATGCAGAGCCCCGGCGCCCCGGACCTCGTCACCGGAGGCTTCCAATGCCCGGAGGGCACCATGGTCCGTGACCGCCACAACCCGGACAAGCTGATTGATGTCAGAGGGTGCATACTCGGCGGAACGTTCTTCGGCCGGAGGGAGGTGTTTCTGGACCTTGAGGGGTTCCGGGGGCTCGACTATGCCGAAGATACCGACCTCTGGGAACGGGCCGGAGGGAGATGGAAGAGAATGTGCATCGAGTCCCCCGAGACCTACGTCTACAGGCAGTCACCGGACAGCATAACCCTCCAGTACAAGAAACCATGA
- the chlG gene encoding chlorophyll synthase ChlG: MFRSQPLEKAALIIRFLKPVTWIPVMWSFLCGAVASGAFGWQDLTGSRFILGMLLTGPLASGTCQMLNDYFDRDLDEINEPDRPIPGGSISLRSATWLIAIWSLLSVAAGWLIHPLIGLYVIIGIVNAHLYSANPIKLKKRLWAGNIIVAVSYLIIPWMAGHIAYHGTLTITALAPSLIVAGLFTLSSTGTMTINDFKSMEGDRLAGIRTLPVVFGERKAAGIAAVLINLGQLLAALYMFWIGEPMFSALTLLLIIPQLILQFPLVKNPTGFDVRYNAIAQNFLVAGMLVCALAIKAAKP; encoded by the coding sequence ATGTTCCGATCCCAGCCCCTTGAAAAAGCCGCTCTCATCATCCGCTTCCTTAAACCGGTCACCTGGATTCCGGTCATGTGGAGTTTCCTGTGCGGCGCCGTGGCAAGCGGAGCATTCGGCTGGCAGGACCTGACGGGCAGCAGATTCATTCTCGGCATGCTGCTCACCGGCCCTCTGGCCAGCGGCACCTGCCAGATGCTCAACGACTATTTCGACCGCGACCTTGATGAAATCAACGAACCAGACCGCCCCATTCCCGGCGGTTCGATCTCGCTCAGGAGCGCCACATGGCTCATCGCCATATGGTCCCTTCTTTCGGTTGCGGCAGGATGGCTCATCCACCCCCTCATCGGCCTCTACGTCATCATCGGCATCGTCAACGCGCACCTCTACAGCGCCAACCCGATCAAGCTGAAAAAGCGCCTCTGGGCCGGCAACATCATCGTTGCCGTCTCCTACCTCATCATCCCCTGGATGGCAGGCCATATCGCCTACCACGGAACCCTCACCATAACGGCGCTCGCCCCGTCGCTGATCGTAGCAGGCCTCTTCACCCTGTCGAGCACCGGCACCATGACCATCAACGACTTCAAGTCCATGGAAGGAGACCGCCTGGCGGGCATACGAACACTGCCGGTCGTCTTCGGGGAACGCAAGGCCGCAGGGATTGCCGCCGTCCTCATAAACCTCGGCCAGCTTCTAGCCGCCCTCTACATGTTCTGGATCGGCGAGCCGATGTTTTCGGCCCTCACCCTCCTTCTCATCATCCCGCAGCTCATCCTGCAGTTCCCGCTGGTAAAGAACCCGACCGGATTCGATGTCCGCTACAACGCCATCGCACAGAACTTCCTTGTAGCCGGCATGCTGGTCTGCGCTCTGGCCATAAAGGCCGCGAAACCATGA
- a CDS encoding GNAT family N-acetyltransferase, producing the protein MTIENILLCPLGEGDGAEVLDIFNPYTTSGFAAYTDTPLPEDAALSFIQPSAGYPACMARTLDGGYAVGFGMLRPYSPLPAFSRTAELTMFLRDGWTGRGIGTLVLLHLAGEAVPMGITTILASISSLNPASIRFHQKNGFRECGRLEGVGEKFGRPFDVVYCQKELPPIS; encoded by the coding sequence ATGACCATTGAGAACATCCTCCTCTGTCCGCTCGGGGAAGGCGACGGGGCGGAGGTGCTCGACATCTTCAACCCGTATACGACGAGCGGTTTTGCCGCCTATACCGACACGCCCCTCCCGGAGGATGCAGCTCTGTCGTTCATCCAGCCCTCGGCCGGTTACCCGGCATGTATGGCCCGGACACTTGATGGGGGATACGCCGTGGGGTTCGGCATGCTCCGTCCCTACAGCCCCCTCCCGGCGTTCAGCCGGACGGCAGAGCTGACCATGTTCCTTCGTGACGGCTGGACGGGCCGGGGCATCGGAACCCTCGTACTCCTGCATCTGGCCGGGGAAGCCGTCCCGATGGGCATTACAACCATCCTTGCCTCCATCTCTTCGCTGAACCCCGCGAGCATCCGGTTCCATCAGAAGAACGGATTCCGGGAGTGCGGACGGCTTGAGGGGGTGGGGGAGAAGTTCGGCCGCCCGTTCGACGTCGTATACTGCCAGAAAGAGCTGCCGCCCATTTCCTGA